Part of the Salarias fasciatus chromosome 23 unlocalized genomic scaffold, fSalaFa1.1 super_scaffold_20, whole genome shotgun sequence genome, AACGGCTGCTTCGTGGTGTACGACCGCCCCAACTTCATGGGCAACCAGGTCTTCCTGCGCAGGGGGGAGTACCCCAACTTCCAGTTCATGGGGAGCATGATGGGCCTGATGGGCATGGCCACGATGGACACCATCCGCTCCTGCCGCATCATCCCCATGGTCAGACATCCCTGAGGGTTCTCTCACATCCAGAGCAAAGTGGTTCGGAAACACAacggacgtgtgtgtgtgtgtgtgtgtgtgtgtgtgtgtgtgtgtgtttgtctccaaACAGCACCGCGGCCAGTTCAGGATGAGGATCTACGAGAAGGAGAACTTCGGCGGCCAGATGCACGAGCTGATGGACGACTGCGAGTCCCTCCAGGACCAGTTCTTCATGTCGGACTGCCAGTCCTGCAACGTGATGGAGGGCCACTGGCTGATGTTCGAGCAGCAGAACTACAGAGGCCGCATGATGTACGTGAGGCCGGGGGAGTACAGGAACCTGCGGGACATGGGCCTGAGCAACATGATGAGGATCAGCTCCATCCGCCGCATCATGGACATGTGCTGATCCTCAGCCTTTTCAGACAAATAAACCTTATTTTCAAGTAtctcttctgttgttgttttcactgATAAATCTGAAGTCTTGTTGATTCTGAGAAGCCTTCCTCTTCCCCTGAGTCCACCGCTCAGTCACTTAATGcatgaaataaaaacccacaTCTGTTCCCACTGAGAATAAACAAGCACAATCCACTGGGCATTCTCTGATGGAAGCTGATATATTTAATCTTTATCGCTGTCTGTATCGCACAGAATCATGTGTAACTCACACATAAACACGCCATTACAATCCAGAATAGGACAGCAGCGTTCTGCTCGACTATTTGAATTTAGTTTGAATTAGTTTGAATGGGAAAGCCTGTTTCGAGGATGAGATTGATCACAGTTACTGGTTTGTGCTCATGTTATTTATAACTGTATTTATATTTACGACTGTGCGCAAAATGTAACCCTGAATATGCCTGAAAATGAttccagaaacacaacaaaaacagtgttTAATCTCTATATTTACCGCTGATCATTACATATCAGTCATCAGTTATTCATCTGATGTAAAAGTAAGGAAATCAAAGGTTCCTGGTTCGTTTTCTGTACAGGAATCATGAGCAGATGTCTAAAGAACACAGTAAAGCATCCAAAGTGTTTCCTCACATGAAAtttgactgaaatgtttaaatccAACAGAGAAACCCAGACacgaaaaattaaaaaacactgtTTCGTACTGCGAAGGGGGCAGATGGGTAAAAATACGCTGCAGCTTTTCATTCAAACAATAACATACAGAAACAATCCAGACATGAAAGGTTTGGTGACGTCAGAACTCCTGATAAAATAATACAACAACTGATCGTTTGTAACGACGCTGTGCCGATCTGCTCACTTCAGCACTAAAtcaacacatttatttgaatCTGCCACAAACAGGACCGCGGCCTCCGACAAAGTCCGCGGTGCAACAAGCGGCCTGCTTTGTCCCCGAGAAATCTGCGTGCGGCTGGTTTAATAAGAGCGAATGCAGCAGCCGGGGCGTCGATGTGCAGTGCAGCAGGGACGTCGGCGCCGATCGGCTGACTCGGTCATTTCATACAATTGAAAGCAAATTCTTTTGATGTCACATGATGCATAAAAGGCAGCGCGCCAGTGAGAAGAACAACACAAATCAAAATACTGTGACCATGAGCGGAAAGGTAACGCGGGGCTCAGTTCGCTCCACTGACAAACATACTGCGACCAGCCCGCGTTCAGAGTGAGCGCCCGGCGCTCCTCGTGTGAGAATCACGTCACTTTTGAACACGGATCCCAACCCGGTCTGTCTCTTTCTCCCTAGATCATCTTCTTTGAGGAGAGAAACTTCCAGGGCCGTTCGTATGAGTGCGTCAGCGACTGCTCGGAGCTGGCCTCGCACCTGagccgctgcagctcctgcagggtggagagcgGCCGCTTCGTGGTCTACGACCAGCCCAACTTCACCGGGCAGCAGTTCCTGCTGACCCGGGGCGAGTACCCCGAGTACCAGAGCACCACCGGCTTCAGCGACTGCATCCAGTCCTGCCGCGCCGTCCCCCTGGTAAATGCGAGGCGCTGGACAGACGCAGGGACAGCTGGTCCGGTCTCTTCACCTGTCTCTGTTCTCCCGCAGCACAAGGGGCCTTTCAAGATGAGGATCTACGAGCTGAAGAACTTCGAGGGCCAGATGCACGAGCTGACCGAGGACTGCAGCTCCATCAAGGACAGCTACCACATGTCGGACATGCAGTCCTGCAACGTGATGGACGGCCACTGGCTCATGTTCGAGGAGCCCAACTACGAGGGCCGGATGTTCTACCTGAGGCCCGGAGAGTACCGGAACCTGCGGGAGATCAGCCCCGACGACACGAGGTTCAACTCCGTCAGGCGCATCATCGAACCCTGACGGTCTCCGGACCGGTTCAGGCTGATCGCTCTTTCAAAAAACGCTCCTTTATCAGATTGTTAAATAGCGGAGCAGAAAGCAG contains:
- the LOC115383712 gene encoding gamma-crystallin M3-like: MGRIVFYEERNFQGRSYECSSDCSDVHMHLNRCNSCRVDNGCFVVYDRPNFMGNQVFLRRGEYPNFQFMGSMMGLMGMATMDTIRSCRIIPMHRGQFRMRIYEKENFGGQMHELMDDCESLQDQFFMSDCQSCNVMEGHWLMFEQQNYRGRMMYVRPGEYRNLRDMGLSNMMRISSIRRIMDMC
- the LOC115383724 gene encoding gamma-crystallin M3-like gives rise to the protein MSGKIIFFEERNFQGRSYECVSDCSELASHLSRCSSCRVESGRFVVYDQPNFTGQQFLLTRGEYPEYQSTTGFSDCIQSCRAVPLHKGPFKMRIYELKNFEGQMHELTEDCSSIKDSYHMSDMQSCNVMDGHWLMFEEPNYEGRMFYLRPGEYRNLREISPDDTRFNSVRRIIEP